The following are encoded together in the Xiphophorus hellerii strain 12219 chromosome 3, Xiphophorus_hellerii-4.1, whole genome shotgun sequence genome:
- the LOC116717893 gene encoding tropomyosin alpha-4 chain-like isoform X2 yields MSGGMNSVDAVKKKIKVLQDQAEEAEERAEQLQREVEKEKRTREEAEGEVTSLSRRLQLSEENLDRVQERLAAALRKLDEVEKVADESERGMKVIENRALKDEEKMEHLEVHLREAKLIAEEADRKYEEVARKLVMVEGELERAEDRAEQADSKVWRLEEQLRGFDQSLKSLQVSEDKYSNKEDRYEGEIKNLSNKLKEAETRAEYAERTVAKLEKTIDGLEDALTSARNANMELQATLNQTMEELNSC; encoded by the exons ATGAGTGGCGGGATGAACAGCGTCGACGCAGTGAAGAAGAAGATTAAGGTTCTGCAGGACCAggcggaggaggcggaggagcgGGCGGAGCAGCTGCAACGGGAGGtggagaaggagaagaggaCCAGGGAGGAG GCGGAGGGAGAGGTGACGTCTCTGAGCCGGCGGCTGCAGCTTAGCGAGGAGAACCTGGACCGGGTCCAGGAGCGTTTGGCAGCCGCACTGCGCAAGCTGGACGAGGTGGAGAAGGTCGCTGATGAGAGCGAGAG AGGCATGAAGGTGATCGAGAACCGGGCTCTGAAGGACGAGGAGAAGATGGAGCACCTGGAGGTCCACCTGAGGGAGGCCAAGCTGATCGCTGAGGAGGCCGACCGTAAATATGAGGAG GTCGCTCGCAAGCTGGTGATGGTGGAGGGAGAACTGGAGCGGGCCGAGGACCGGGCCGAGCAGGCGGACAG TAAGGTTTGGAggctggaggagcagctgagggGTTTCGACCAATCACTGAAGAGCCTGCAGGTGTCTGAAGACAAG TACTCCAACAAGGAGGACCGCTACGAGGGAGAGATCAAGAATCTCAGCAACAAGCTGAAGGAG GCGGAGACCAGAGCCGAATATGCTGAGCGTACGGTGGCCAAACTAGAGAAAACTATTGATGGCCTGGAAG ACGCTCTGACCTCAGCTAGAAACGCCAACATGGAGCTGCAGGCGACCCTGAACCAGACCATGGAGGAGCTCAACTCCTGCTGA
- the LOC116717893 gene encoding tropomyosin alpha-4 chain-like isoform X1, which translates to MSGGMNSVDAVKKKIKVLQDQAEEAEERAEQLQREVEKEKRTREEAEGEVTSLSRRLQLSEENLDRVQERLAAALRKLDEVEKVADESERGMKVIENRALKDEEKMEHLEVHLREAKLIAEEADRKYEEVARKLVMVEGELERAEDRAEQADSKCRLVEEELKTVFTSAKSLEAQAEKYSNKEDRYEGEIKNLSNKLKEAETRAEYAERTVAKLEKTIDGLEDALTSARNANMELQATLNQTMEELNSC; encoded by the exons ATGAGTGGCGGGATGAACAGCGTCGACGCAGTGAAGAAGAAGATTAAGGTTCTGCAGGACCAggcggaggaggcggaggagcgGGCGGAGCAGCTGCAACGGGAGGtggagaaggagaagaggaCCAGGGAGGAG GCGGAGGGAGAGGTGACGTCTCTGAGCCGGCGGCTGCAGCTTAGCGAGGAGAACCTGGACCGGGTCCAGGAGCGTTTGGCAGCCGCACTGCGCAAGCTGGACGAGGTGGAGAAGGTCGCTGATGAGAGCGAGAG AGGCATGAAGGTGATCGAGAACCGGGCTCTGAAGGACGAGGAGAAGATGGAGCACCTGGAGGTCCACCTGAGGGAGGCCAAGCTGATCGCTGAGGAGGCCGACCGTAAATATGAGGAG GTCGCTCGCAAGCTGGTGATGGTGGAGGGAGAACTGGAGCGGGCCGAGGACCGGGCCGAGCAGGCGGACAG TAAGTGTCGGctggtggaggaggagctgaaaaCCGTGTTCACCAGCGCCAAGTCTCTGGAGGCGCAGGCGGAGAAG TACTCCAACAAGGAGGACCGCTACGAGGGAGAGATCAAGAATCTCAGCAACAAGCTGAAGGAG GCGGAGACCAGAGCCGAATATGCTGAGCGTACGGTGGCCAAACTAGAGAAAACTATTGATGGCCTGGAAG ACGCTCTGACCTCAGCTAGAAACGCCAACATGGAGCTGCAGGCGACCCTGAACCAGACCATGGAGGAGCTCAACTCCTGCTGA
- the pmvk gene encoding phosphomevalonate kinase: protein MENRPELVLVFSGKRKSGKDYITDVIQERLGPEVCAVLRLSGPLKQQYAQERGLDLDRLLGSGPYKERYRADMIRWGEDRRNQDPGFFCCLATRGAQQPVWVVSDARRQSDLQWFRSEFPSQTRSVRVQCSEETRGRRGWSFTPGVDDAESECGLDRGVKFDWIIRNEADAPSLDQQLQPILRAAQEAAAAAQEAAVLRHDQ, encoded by the exons ATGGAGAATCGACCCGAACTGGTTCTGGTCTTCAGCGGAAAGCGGAAGTCCGGGAAAGATTATATAACGGACGTGATCCAGGAACG tcTTGGCCCGGAGGTTTGCGCCGTGCTGCGTCTGTCCGGTCCTCTGAAGCAGCAGTACGCTCAG GAGCGTGGCCTGGACCTGGACCGGCTGCTAGGTTCCGGACCGTACAAGGAGCGGTACCGGGCCGATATGATCCGCTGGGGGGAGGACCGCCGGAACCAGGACCCGGGCTTCttctgttgcctagcaaccagAGGAGCCCAGCAACCTGTGTGG GTGGTGAGCGATGCCAGGCGGCAGTCGGACCTGCAGTGGTTCCGGTCCGAGTTTCCCAGTCAGACCCGCAGCGTCAGAGTCCAGTGCTCAGAGGAGACCCGGGGACGGAGGGGGTGGAGCTTCACGCCAG GTGTGGACGATGCCGAGTCGGAGTGCGGGCTGGACCGCGGCGTGAAGTTTGATTGGATCATCAGGAACGAGGCCGACGCCCCCTCCCtggaccagcagctgcagcccATCCTGAGGGCGGCGCAGGAAGCGGCGGCGGCAGCGCAGGAAGCGGCGGTGCTCCGACATGATCAATAA
- the decr1 gene encoding 2,4-dienoyl-CoA reductase [(3E)-enoyl-CoA-producing], mitochondrial isoform X1: MAAVMMSSGRKVLQTRFPRPPVRSGSAHPFGFFAPSEGAMLPAGSFRDRLAFITGGGTGLGRAMTVVLSQLGARCVIASRKLDVLQETASEISSQTGNQVHALQCDIRDPQAVACCVDQMVALSGLPDVIINNAAGNFICPTERLTPNGWRSVTDIVLNGTAFVTLELGKRLIQAQKGASFLAITTIYAESGSGFVVPSAAAKAGVEALYKSLAAEWGRYGHRFNIIQPGPIKTKGAFSRLDPTGTFEKSMIDRIPTGRLGKPAELANLAAYLSSDFASWMSGAVIRFDGGEYVSMAGEFNELRKQRVTDVTAGVSPVLQVTPDQWKTLEAMIRGTKGS, translated from the exons ATGGCGGCCGTCATGATGAGCTCAGGAAGGAAAGTTCTGCAG ACCCGGTTCCCCAGGCCGCCGGTCCGGTCCGGATCGGCCCATCCGTTTGGGTTCTTCGCTCCGTCCGAAGGCGCCATGCTGCCGGCGGGAAGCTTCAGAGACCGGCTGGCCTTCATCACCGGAGGCGGCACCGGCCTGGGCCGGGCCATGACCGTGGTTCTGTCCCAGCTGGGAGCCCGCTGCGTCATCGccagcag GAAGCTCGACGTCCTGCAGGAGACGGCCAGCGAGATCAGCAGCCAGACCGGGAACCAG GTCCACGCCCTCCAGTGTGACATCAGAGACCCTCAGGCCGTGGCGTGCTGCGTGGACCAGATGGTGGCGCTAAGTGGACTTCCTGAT GTGATCATCAACAACGCTGCAGGGAATTTCATCTGTCCGACAGAGCGGCTGACGCCCAACGGCTGGCGGAGCGTCACCGACATCGTCCTGAACGGGACGGCGTTCGTCACGCTGGAGCTGGGCAAGAGGCTGATCCAGGCCCAGaaag GCGCCTCGTTCCTCGCCATCACCACCATCTACGCcgagtctggttctggtttcgtGGTTCCGAGTGCGGCGGCCAAGGCCGGAGTCGAGGCGCTCTACAA GTCTCTGGCTGCAGAGTGGGGGCGCTACGGTCACAGGTTCAACATCATCCAACCTGGACCAATCAAGACCAAG ggAGCCTTCAGCCGTCTGGACCCGACTGGAACCTTTGAGAAGTCGATGATCGATCGGATTCCGACGGGTCGACTCGGAAAACCAGCTGAGCTCGCCAACCTGGCGGCGTACCTGAGCAGCGACTTCGCCAGCTGGATGTCAGGAGCC GTGATCCGTTTCGATGGAGGGGAGTACGTATCGATGGCAGGAGAGTTTAACGAGCTGCGCAAG CAACGCGTCACTGACGTCACTGCTGGTGTCTCACCTGTCCTCCAGGTGACTCCGGATCAGTGGAAGACGTTGGAAGCCATGATCAGAGGTACAAAGGGGTCATAG
- the decr1 gene encoding 2,4-dienoyl-CoA reductase [(3E)-enoyl-CoA-producing], mitochondrial isoform X2 encodes MAAVMMSSGRKVLQTRFPRPPVRSGSAHPFGFFAPSEGAMLPAGSFRDRLAFITGGGTGLGRAMTVVLSQLGARCVIASRKLDVLQETASEISSQTGNQVHALQCDIRDPQAVACCVDQMVALSGLPDVIINNAAGNFICPTERLTPNGWRSVTDIVLNGTAFVTLELGKRLIQAQKGASFLAITTIYAESGSGFVVPSAAAKAGVEALYKSLAAEWGRYGHRFNIIQPGPIKTKGAFSRLDPTGTFEKSMIDRIPTGRLGKPAELANLAAYLSSDFASWMSGAVIRFDGGEYVSMAGEFNELRKVTPDQWKTLEAMIRGTKGS; translated from the exons ATGGCGGCCGTCATGATGAGCTCAGGAAGGAAAGTTCTGCAG ACCCGGTTCCCCAGGCCGCCGGTCCGGTCCGGATCGGCCCATCCGTTTGGGTTCTTCGCTCCGTCCGAAGGCGCCATGCTGCCGGCGGGAAGCTTCAGAGACCGGCTGGCCTTCATCACCGGAGGCGGCACCGGCCTGGGCCGGGCCATGACCGTGGTTCTGTCCCAGCTGGGAGCCCGCTGCGTCATCGccagcag GAAGCTCGACGTCCTGCAGGAGACGGCCAGCGAGATCAGCAGCCAGACCGGGAACCAG GTCCACGCCCTCCAGTGTGACATCAGAGACCCTCAGGCCGTGGCGTGCTGCGTGGACCAGATGGTGGCGCTAAGTGGACTTCCTGAT GTGATCATCAACAACGCTGCAGGGAATTTCATCTGTCCGACAGAGCGGCTGACGCCCAACGGCTGGCGGAGCGTCACCGACATCGTCCTGAACGGGACGGCGTTCGTCACGCTGGAGCTGGGCAAGAGGCTGATCCAGGCCCAGaaag GCGCCTCGTTCCTCGCCATCACCACCATCTACGCcgagtctggttctggtttcgtGGTTCCGAGTGCGGCGGCCAAGGCCGGAGTCGAGGCGCTCTACAA GTCTCTGGCTGCAGAGTGGGGGCGCTACGGTCACAGGTTCAACATCATCCAACCTGGACCAATCAAGACCAAG ggAGCCTTCAGCCGTCTGGACCCGACTGGAACCTTTGAGAAGTCGATGATCGATCGGATTCCGACGGGTCGACTCGGAAAACCAGCTGAGCTCGCCAACCTGGCGGCGTACCTGAGCAGCGACTTCGCCAGCTGGATGTCAGGAGCC GTGATCCGTTTCGATGGAGGGGAGTACGTATCGATGGCAGGAGAGTTTAACGAGCTGCGCAAG GTGACTCCGGATCAGTGGAAGACGTTGGAAGCCATGATCAGAGGTACAAAGGGGTCATAG